Genomic segment of Deltaproteobacteria bacterium:
GTCCTCTGGCGCGCCGACCCCTGCTGCCCGGCCGCGCTCGACCCTCGGACTCGACCAGGCCTGCAACCTCCCGCAGACCTCCCGCGCTGGACCCCGCCGAAGGACGCGCTCCTCGTTCCGGCCAGCGACGCGACCGGCCGCGCCGCCGCCGAGCGCGCGCTCTTCACGCGCCTCGGCCGGAGCGGCGACGGCTGGTTCACGCGGCTCGTCGACCGCCGCCTGTCGCGCAGCCTCACCCGCCTCCTCCTTCCCACCGGGATCGCGCCGAACGTCGTGACGCTCGCCTCGATCGCGATCGGCATCGCGGGCGGCTGCTGCTTCGCGCGCGGCACGCCGAGCGCGGCCGTCGCCGGAGCCCTCCTCTTCCTCTTGTCGACGATCGTCGACGGCTGCGACGGGGAGATCGCGCGCATGACCTACCGCGAGAGCGCCTTCGGAGCGAAGCTCGACATCCTCGGCGACAACCTCGTCCACCTCTTCCTCTTCGGCGGGATCGCGATCGGCCTCTACGCCCGGAGCGGCGACGCGATCGTCGCCGCTCTGGGCTGGGCCCTCCTCGGCGGCGTCCTGCTCGCCATGGCATCGGTCTACGCCTGCGTCGTCCGCCGTCCTCCGAGCCCCGCTCAGCGCGCGCTCTACGAGGCCTTCGCGAGTCGGGAGTTCGCGTATCTGCTCGTCGTCCTGACACTCGCCGGCCGCCTCGACTGGTTCCTCTGGATGTCGGCGATCGGGACCTACGTCTTCGCCCTCGGGCTCCTGATCCTGGGCGTCCTCTCCCGGCGCTGACGCGCCGCGCCAGCCCGCCTCGCGAAACCTCTCGCCGGGCTCGGCCGTACTCCCGGCAGAGAGGATAACGCCATGTCGAACCCCGCAATGCTTCGTCGAGGGGACCATCGGTGGGACGACGCGTTCCCGCTCCTGCCCGAGCAGTTTGCCGAGACTACTCGGGTGCTGGAGGTAGCGGAACCCGAACGTCGACTCCTGCTGGCGGTGCTCTGCGACGCCATCGTCGTGTTCCAACGACGCGTCGTCGGTACGGGGGGCTCACCGCTGCCACCCGATGAGGCCGAGCGTTGGATCCTGTCGAACGATCGCCGCTGGATCTTCTCGTACGTGAACGTGTGCGAGGCCCTCGGACTCGCACACGAGCCCCTGCGCCGCGCGCTCATCGCGTGGCGTTGGCGCGTCGCGAGCGCGAGTCGGAGCCCCGCGGCCCGGCGGCGTCTCCTCGCCGGAAAGCAGCCGATCTCGCCGCCGACGTCGAGCTGACCCGGCTTCCTCGAACGGATCGTCTGGGATAGTGCTCGGCGCCGGTGGAGGCCAGCGTCGACGGCATTCGTCTGCACTACGAGCTCGCCGGTGAAGCCGGCCCGCTCGTGGTGTTGACGCACGGGCTCGGAGGTCGTCTCGGCTTCTTCGATCCGCACGTCGAAGTCCTGGCGCGCCGGTATCGCGTCCTGCGTTGGGATCTCCGCGGCGCCGGCATGTCGGCGAAGCCCGCGGGACCCTATTCGCCCGAGCTCTTCGCACGCGACCTCGCGGGGTTGCTCGACGTGCTCGGCGAGCCGTCGGCACATCTCGTCGGTCATTCCGGTGGGGGCGCGGTCGCACAGCGCTTCGCGCTCGACTGCCCGCGGCGCGCGTCGTCGCTGGTCCTCGCCAGCACCTCGAGCGAGGTCGGGCCGAAGGCCGCAGCGGCCTGGACCCGCCTCGCCGAGACCATCGAGCAGCGCGGCTTCGGCTCGGCGGACTCCGATCCCGACCCGCGCGGCTTCGGCCCGTCGTTCGCGGCGGCGCATCCCGAGGTCGTCCGGGAGCTCGCCGCGCAGACGCGTGCGAACGATCCCCGCGCCTATGCCGCCAGCGCGCGCGCGTTCGGCTCCTACAATTTCACGGACGAGCTCCCGGCGCTCCGCGCTCCGACGCTGATCCTGCAGGGCCTCGCCGACCAGATGACGCCTCCGGGAGGCTCGGTCATCCTGTCGCGCCGCCTGCCGCGGGCACGACTCGTGATGGTTCCCGACGCCGGTCACAACCTCCCGATCGAAGCCCCCGCCCTCTTCACGACGGCGATACTCTCCTTCCTCGGCGGCCTCGAACTCGCGGGCGCGGCCGAGTGACGGCGCGCCCGTCGCACACGCGCGCTCCCGTCGCGGCCCCCGGCCGCAATTGACCGCCACCGCGGCGGCGGCTATGCGCGTCGCCATGAAGAGCTGGTACGCGCTCTCCGCGATCGGTCGCGACCGCCCCGGCATCGTCGCCGACCTCGCGGAGCTCATCTACGAGTGCGACTGCAACCTCGAAGATTCCAGCATGACGATCCTCGGGAGCGAGTTCGCCGTGCTGCTCCTCTTGTCGTCCGCAGGACCCGACGCCGAGCAACGTCTCTCGTCGGGCTGCAAGCGGCTCGAGTGGGAGAAGCGCCTGACCGTGTTCTTTCGGCCGCTCGAGGGCGAGCCCGTTCCGTACGCGACGCGGGCCCGCGCCCGCCGCTACGGCCTGCAGGCGATCGGCGTGGACCGCGCGGGCATCGTCGCGAAGATCGCCCGCTGCCTCGCCGATCACGCCGTCACCATCGCCGCCATGACGACGCAGTCGCGCCCGGAGCCGGAGAGCGGGACGCCGCTCTATACGATGCGCATGGAGCTCGACGTTCCGGAGCACGTGGACGCGACCGCGCTCGGCAAGCGGCTGCAGGCCATCGGCGAGGAGCTGCAGATCGACGTGGCGTTCGGCACCGACGCCCGCTGACCGGCCGCGCCGCGGTTACGGTAGGCCGGCGAGACCGCCGCGGTCGGCCAGCGCGCGCAGCTCCGTGTAGCCGCCGACATGCGCACCATCGATGAAGATCTGCGGCACCGTGCGCCGCCCGCCGGCACGCGCGATCATCTCGTCGCGCAGGGCGGGATCGTTTCCGACGTCGACCTCTTCGTAGGGGATCGCGCGCTCTCCGAGGAGCCGCTTCGCTTGCACGCAATACGGACACATCTGGGTCGTGTACACGGTGACTCTTGCCATGCGGGGCAGCCTAACCACGGCCCGATCCTCCGGCAACCGTTCGCGCGGCGACGTCGGTGAGTTGACAATCCGCGGCGACCTCGGAACGGTGCCGCGGATGAACCGATTTGGCGAGCTGGTGGGAATCTTACGGCGCCTACGCGGTCCGGACGGATGTCCCTGGGATCGCGAGCAGACGCCGCAGAGCCTGCGCGGGTGCCTCTTGGAAGAGTCGTACGAGACGCTCGACGCGCTCGATCGCGACGATCCGAACGACTTGCGCGACGAGCTCGGTGACCTGCTCCTGCAGATCGTCATGCAGGCGGACATGGCCGCCGAAAGCGGCGGTTTCACCATCGAGGACGTGATCGGGGGCGTCATCGACAAGATGGTACGGCGCCATCCCCACGTCTTCGGCGACGTGAAGGTCGCCGACACCGCCGACGTGCTCCGCAACTGGTCGCGCATCAAGAGCGCTGAACGCGCCGGCAAGGGGACCGACGCGGACCCTTCGATCCTGAGCGGGCTGCCTTCCGAGCTGCCCGCCCTCCACGCCGCGCATCGCATCGGCGAGAAGGCCTCCCGCGTCGGATTCGATTGGCCGTCTCCGCGCGCCGCGATGGCGAAGGTCCGCGAAGAGGTGGCGGAGCTCGAGGAGGCCCTGACGGAGGGCGTACCGTCGCGCGTCGCGCACGAGGTCGGTGACGCGCTCTTCGCCCTCGCGAGCGTCTCCCGCCTCGCCGATCAGAACGCCGAGATGAGCCTGCGCGAGACGCTGGCGCGCTTCACCCGACGCTTTCGCGGCATGGAACGCGCCCTCGCCGTCGCCGGTCGGGACATCCACGCGGTTCCACAGGACGAGCTCGAAGCGCTCTGGGAGGCCGAGAAGCGCGCCGAGCGCGGCGCCGACCACCGTGTCCTCGAAGAGGGCCGTGCCCCCGGAGAGGGCCGTGCCCCGGGAGGGGGTTCGTCATGACGGCCGCGGTGCGATCCGGCGCTGCAACCGCGTCACGACCGCACGGCGAAACGCGGCCACTTCGCTCCCGCCGACGACGTTGAGCGCCGCGCCGCACGTCGCCGCGCCCGCCGCAACCGCCAGCAGCAGCCACCCCACTTTGACCGCCAGCGTCGTCGTGCCGTCGAACCACTCGACGCGGGCCACGATCGTCCGCACGACCGGGACCATCATCGCCGAGGCGATGCCCGTTCGCGCCGTCGAGCCGAGCCACGAGCCCCAGGCGAAACCGCCGATCCGCCGGTTCAGCAGGGCGGCGAGCGCCACGAGATTCACGGTGGCGGCCAGCGAAGTCGAGAGCGCCAATCCGCCGTGGCGGAGATCGAGGATGCCGACCGCATGCGTCGCCGTCGCCATCGTCCGCCCGAACCACGAGTCCGGCGGTACCGTCACCGGACCGATCAACAACACGACGAAGAACAGATTGGCGACAAAAGCCGCAGCGGCCGTGAGAACCGGAGTGCGCGTGTCCTCGAGCGCGTAGAACGCTGGGACCAGGACGCGGACGCACGCGACCGACCAGAGTCCGACGGAGTACCAGCGCACAGCGACAGCCGTCGCGGCGGCATCCGCGGGCGTGAACTGACCCCGAATGAACAGGACGGACGTCAGCGGCTCGGCGGTGAGGGCGAGCCCAACCGCCGCGGGAAGCGCGATGAGATTCACGAGGCGGAGCGCGAAAACGACCGTGTCCCGGAAGGCCGCGAGGTCGTGCTTGGCCAGCGTCGCGAAGCTCGGCAGAGCCGCCGTGCTGAGCGCGACGGCGAAGACGCCGAGCGGAAACTCGAACAGACGCTCGGCGTACCAGAGGAAGGCGACGCTCCCCGCCGGCAAGAGCGAGGCGAACATCGTGCTGACCAGCACGTTGATTTGATAGACGGCCGAGCCGAATACGGTCGGCAGCATCAACGTCCCGACGCGCTTCACCGCCGCGTGACGCGGCGCCCAGAGCGGCGTGAGGGGAATCCCCTGTCGCTGGAGCGCCGGAAGCTGCGACGCCATCTGCGCGGCCCCCCCCAGGAGGACCGCCACCGCGAGGCTGTAGATCCCGAGCCATGGCGCCAACGCGGCCGTCGCCGCGATCATCACGAGGTTCATGACGATCGGGGACATCGCCGGTGCCCAGAAATCGCGGAGCGCGTTCAACACGCCCATCGCCGCCGCGACCATCCCGATGCTGAAGATGTACGGGAACACGACCTGGGTGAGCCGGCTCGTGAGCTCGAGCTTTCCGGGCACCGCGGCGAAGCCCGGCGCGAAAAGGGCCGTGATCGGGCCCGCGAAGACGATTCCGAGCACCGTGACGACGCCGAGCACGAGCGCCATCATGGTGAACAGCACGCGCGCCACCCGATCGGCCTCGGCCCGCGGTCCGTGCGCCAGGTATCCGGTGAAGACCGGGATGAAGGCTGCGGTGGCCGCCCCTTCCGCCACGAGGCGCCGCAAGAGATTCGGGATGCGGTACGCAACGAAGAACGCGTCTGCGCCCATGCCGGCCCCGAAGAGGTACCCGACCACGATGTCGCGCACGAGCCCGGTCACGCGCGAAACCACCGTCAAACCGCCGACCAGCCCGGCCGCCCGGGCGATCTGTCGCTTCTCGCTCATTGACGACCAGGGGGTCGGCTGCTAGAAGCGCCGCCACTGTGAACAAGCACCCGTCCGCACAAAAGCGCCATCGTCAGAGCGTCAAACGGCAAGCCCGCAACACCGTGATCCGGTCGCGCGTTCGCACTTCGGTGCGAAAGCTCCGCGAGTCGATCGCGGCCGGCAACGGCGCAGAAGCAACCGAGCGCCTCCTGAGCGCGACCCGTGCCATCAGCAAGGCCGCAACCAAGGGCGTGTTTCACCGCAATACCGCCTCCCGCAAGATCTCGCGCCTCACGTTGGCCGTCCGCAAGCTGACGGCCAACGCCTGACCCCCCCACCCCGCTCGACCTCACGGGCGGCGTGGTGTCGTTGACGGACGCACCGCGCCACGACACGTCCGCAACATCCAGAGCTCGAGAAGCACCCGGCCGTCACCTCCGCTCTTGGCGGCGAGGTCGATGTCGGCGAGCTCACCGTACGCGCGGCGGAGCTCCCCCGCGCGATAGGCCCGGAGCCCACGCTGGCACGCGATGCGCTGATAGGGCGCGAGCGCGAGCTCCCGCAGCGCCTCATCGACGCTGCGGCCGCGAGCGACCAGCTCGGCGCCCGCCACCAGCGGCCGCAAGCTCGCCGCCAGAGCGCCGATGAGGGCGATGGGCTGCGCCCCTTCGTCGAGCGCGCAGCCCAGGAGTCGCGTCGCGGCGGCGGCATCGCGCGCGCAGAACGCGTCGGCGACCTCGAAGTTGCCGTGCTCGCGCCCCGGAGCGGTCACACGTCGCACGTCGTCCACGTCGACCGCGCGGCCCTCGACCGCCGCCGCGAGCTTGTCGAGCTCGCTCGCCAGCAGGAGAAGATCGCGGCCGACGCACTCGAGCAGCAGCGCGCGCGCATCCTCGCGGAGCTCGAGGCCACGCTCCCGCGCAAACGCGTCCGCGAAGCCGCGCATCTCGCTCGCGCGCGGATGATCGACCGGAATCCGCACCGCCAGCTCGCGGGATCGAGCGAAGAAGC
This window contains:
- a CDS encoding CDP-alcohol phosphatidyltransferase family protein, translating into MSDGVAARPFDGIIVANGGADHVVGGMRLVERAAFALARAGATRLLLLGPGRDAALRMPPVDVQWNVPPATWVGAAGDPIVVISATTVAAPATIAALAEEPTPGPHAAPRGVLWRADPCCPAALDPRTRPGLQPPADLPRWTPPKDALLVPASDATGRAAAERALFTRLGRSGDGWFTRLVDRRLSRSLTRLLLPTGIAPNVVTLASIAIGIAGGCCFARGTPSAAVAGALLFLLSTIVDGCDGEIARMTYRESAFGAKLDILGDNLVHLFLFGGIAIGLYARSGDAIVAALGWALLGGVLLAMASVYACVVRRPPSPAQRALYEAFASREFAYLLVVLTLAGRLDWFLWMSAIGTYVFALGLLILGVLSRR
- a CDS encoding alpha/beta fold hydrolase, which codes for MEASVDGIRLHYELAGEAGPLVVLTHGLGGRLGFFDPHVEVLARRYRVLRWDLRGAGMSAKPAGPYSPELFARDLAGLLDVLGEPSAHLVGHSGGGAVAQRFALDCPRRASSLVLASTSSEVGPKAAAAWTRLAETIEQRGFGSADSDPDPRGFGPSFAAAHPEVVRELAAQTRANDPRAYAASARAFGSYNFTDELPALRAPTLILQGLADQMTPPGGSVILSRRLPRARLVMVPDAGHNLPIEAPALFTTAILSFLGGLELAGAAE
- the grxC gene encoding glutaredoxin 3; this translates as MARVTVYTTQMCPYCVQAKRLLGERAIPYEEVDVGNDPALRDEMIARAGGRRTVPQIFIDGAHVGGYTELRALADRGGLAGLP
- the mazG gene encoding nucleoside triphosphate pyrophosphohydrolase; the encoded protein is MNRFGELVGILRRLRGPDGCPWDREQTPQSLRGCLLEESYETLDALDRDDPNDLRDELGDLLLQIVMQADMAAESGGFTIEDVIGGVIDKMVRRHPHVFGDVKVADTADVLRNWSRIKSAERAGKGTDADPSILSGLPSELPALHAAHRIGEKASRVGFDWPSPRAAMAKVREEVAELEEALTEGVPSRVAHEVGDALFALASVSRLADQNAEMSLRETLARFTRRFRGMERALAVAGRDIHAVPQDELEALWEAEKRAERGADHRVLEEGRAPGEGRAPGGGSS
- the murJ gene encoding murein biosynthesis integral membrane protein MurJ: MSEKRQIARAAGLVGGLTVVSRVTGLVRDIVVGYLFGAGMGADAFFVAYRIPNLLRRLVAEGAATAAFIPVFTGYLAHGPRAEADRVARVLFTMMALVLGVVTVLGIVFAGPITALFAPGFAAVPGKLELTSRLTQVVFPYIFSIGMVAAAMGVLNALRDFWAPAMSPIVMNLVMIAATAALAPWLGIYSLAVAVLLGGAAQMASQLPALQRQGIPLTPLWAPRHAAVKRVGTLMLPTVFGSAVYQINVLVSTMFASLLPAGSVAFLWYAERLFEFPLGVFAVALSTAALPSFATLAKHDLAAFRDTVVFALRLVNLIALPAAVGLALTAEPLTSVLFIRGQFTPADAAATAVAVRWYSVGLWSVACVRVLVPAFYALEDTRTPVLTAAAAFVANLFFVVLLIGPVTVPPDSWFGRTMATATHAVGILDLRHGGLALSTSLAATVNLVALAALLNRRIGGFAWGSWLGSTARTGIASAMMVPVVRTIVARVEWFDGTTTLAVKVGWLLLAVAAGAATCGAALNVVGGSEVAAFRRAVVTRLQRRIAPRPS
- the rpsT gene encoding 30S ribosomal protein S20; this encodes MNKHPSAQKRHRQSVKRQARNTVIRSRVRTSVRKLRESIAAGNGAEATERLLSATRAISKAATKGVFHRNTASRKISRLTLAVRKLTANA
- the holA gene encoding DNA polymerase III subunit delta, translated to MASRPTSPLYLLAEERRGEFDGWRADRALTDIRRNLEQAGSLAVHGYHAGECDVVALADAIETPSLFGARTFIVVRGVESLDERSQERLTAALDRQAPQVTLAIVARGADMRRRFFARSRELAVRIPVDHPRASEMRGFADAFARERGLELREDARALLLECVGRDLLLLASELDKLAAAVEGRAVDVDDVRRVTAPGREHGNFEVADAFCARDAAAATRLLGCALDEGAQPIALIGALAASLRPLVAGAELVARGRSVDEALRELALAPYQRIACQRGLRAYRAGELRRAYGELADIDLAAKSGGDGRVLLELWMLRTCRGAVRPSTTPRRP